The Thermococcus bergensis genome contains a region encoding:
- a CDS encoding IS6 family transposase has protein sequence MKVTINTPRRNKIPAKKKTRAINLYLHGLSYRQVGTILEISHTTVWETVQKFAKAVYQPKILAVKKQRNFIAIDETVIKINGQKRFLWAAIDVESKEILAVWITSVRNWWIARDFILVVLKSCEGQPIFLVDKGPWYKSAFKSLGLDYLHVTFGPRNCVERWFRTVKERTKRFWNNFRARDWRRVHRFVFLFSFWYNFVRIHSRFGGPPGDVTEWLQEVIPQLS, from the coding sequence ATAAAGGTTACTATAAACACGCCCCGCCGGAACAAAATCCCAGCAAAAAAGAAAACCAGGGCAATAAACCTGTACCTGCACGGACTAAGTTACAGACAGGTAGGAACAATCCTCGAAATCAGCCACACAACAGTCTGGGAAACAGTCCAAAAATTCGCGAAAGCAGTTTACCAGCCGAAAATCCTCGCAGTCAAAAAACAGAGAAACTTCATCGCAATTGACGAGACAGTGATAAAGATCAACGGCCAGAAGAGATTTCTCTGGGCTGCAATCGACGTTGAGAGCAAAGAAATCCTAGCAGTATGGATTACAAGCGTTAGGAACTGGTGGATTGCCAGGGACTTCATTCTAGTTGTTTTGAAATCCTGCGAGGGACAGCCAATTTTCCTGGTTGACAAAGGGCCGTGGTATAAATCAGCGTTTAAATCTCTCGGGCTGGATTATCTGCATGTGACTTTCGGGCCGAGGAACTGTGTTGAGCGCTGGTTTAGGACTGTTAAAGAGAGAACAAAGCGTTTCTGGAATAACTTCAGGGCTAGAGACTGGAGGAGGGTTCACAGGTTTGTTTTTCTGTTTTCATTCTGGTATAATTTTGTTAGAATTCATTCTCGGTTTGGTGGACCGCCTGGTGATGTGACTGAATGGCTTCAGGAGGTGATACCCCAGTTATCCTGA
- a CDS encoding STT3 domain-containing protein — protein MKDIFKPKLALPILTVIALILRLIPLRHKYMLGYDPYFHLAYIEEALKTGEWFNFFTIAGGPWGFQISTFHPLGLWMTPAYLYKILSVFGVSLYNAFRVTPVIFGVLTIVFFYLTLLKLYDEKKAFFASLFLAISFGHVFRSMANYYRGDNYMLFWYSVALFGVSLALSKTRRAWRYKRLVFYLIPAFASGLASVFWQAYYPIFVFLLTNAVFLAVGAFILDKKKNLFDALALTISTVLGALIANTLGEKFGYGMLGYNQMGKRVAEKLLLEFGTIKDAYLLVHVKYLVPLSVAFIVLLFILERFVKDRKTRVGVLIGLAFLGTLLLFRRFEALKDLSTGFGIFKEVPIQETRPSSFSDLWNSFSISLFLAPLFFLRFVPKRAKLPDFLFLGLIFPSLYMIKTWTRFLFIGSMAVALMAGLGVVELYETLRPRVDGRKASALGVGLLFLLPTVNTGFSLKETYSLRPYMNEHWENALTWLRENSNQNDIVLAWWDYGHWVTYYGRRSPVAQGGANPSVALYYLGKRDENWAMSLGVDYVVVSYYDFIKFGAIVETAKMHSKYNITENYGLIVLPLTSKVGALVFQRGDYRIIAKPGEIWNVVVGLNGQVIAPKELYVEYQGKVIKPELSASNTNTYLYINLNYGYAIFMNEEAFTTTLAKLFIKPEEPYELVYSDGGLIKILKLKHPNVRVENTNGKVIFHFENATGTGLGIWGYLDNGTKVFEKWYDVKGMEEFELPKEVNGTVIRYAYAVGKKIVDRGIVRRK, from the coding sequence ATGAAAGATATTTTTAAGCCTAAATTAGCTTTGCCTATATTGACTGTGATTGCGCTCATTCTGAGGTTAATTCCCCTGAGGCACAAATATATGCTCGGCTATGATCCTTATTTTCATTTAGCTTATATCGAGGAGGCTTTGAAAACTGGAGAGTGGTTTAACTTTTTCACAATTGCCGGGGGCCCTTGGGGCTTTCAGATTAGTACCTTTCATCCCCTCGGTCTCTGGATGACTCCTGCCTATCTTTACAAGATTTTGAGTGTTTTTGGGGTTTCTCTTTACAACGCTTTCAGGGTAACTCCGGTTATATTTGGTGTTTTAACCATAGTTTTCTTCTACTTAACTTTGCTGAAGCTCTACGATGAGAAGAAGGCTTTTTTTGCCTCCCTCTTCCTTGCAATAAGCTTTGGTCATGTCTTCAGATCGATGGCCAACTACTACAGGGGAGACAACTACATGCTCTTCTGGTATTCGGTGGCTTTGTTTGGGGTTTCTCTGGCTCTAAGCAAGACCAGAAGGGCGTGGAGATATAAGAGGCTTGTCTTTTATCTAATCCCGGCCTTTGCTAGTGGTCTTGCTTCAGTTTTCTGGCAAGCGTATTATCCGATATTTGTATTCTTGTTGACAAATGCAGTTTTCCTTGCCGTTGGGGCTTTCATCCTAGACAAGAAAAAAAACTTGTTTGACGCCTTAGCTTTGACAATTTCAACAGTCCTTGGAGCACTTATAGCCAACACACTCGGAGAAAAATTTGGATACGGGATGCTTGGTTATAACCAGATGGGTAAGAGGGTTGCTGAAAAACTTTTACTGGAGTTTGGCACGATAAAAGACGCATACCTCTTAGTTCACGTTAAGTACTTAGTCCCACTAAGTGTAGCTTTCATAGTCTTACTTTTCATCCTTGAAAGATTCGTCAAAGATAGAAAAACAAGAGTTGGAGTTCTAATTGGATTGGCTTTCTTAGGAACACTCCTACTTTTCCGCCGCTTCGAGGCATTAAAAGACCTCTCTACCGGGTTCGGGATTTTCAAAGAGGTACCAATTCAGGAAACTCGACCTTCAAGTTTTAGCGATCTATGGAATTCGTTCTCAATAAGCCTTTTCTTAGCCCCGCTTTTTTTCCTTAGGTTCGTTCCAAAAAGGGCCAAGCTTCCAGATTTTCTGTTTTTGGGTTTAATATTCCCAAGCCTCTACATGATAAAGACATGGACAAGGTTCCTATTTATTGGGTCAATGGCAGTGGCACTCATGGCCGGGCTCGGAGTCGTTGAACTTTACGAGACTCTAAGGCCCCGCGTGGACGGAAGGAAAGCCTCCGCCTTGGGTGTTGGGTTACTCTTCCTTCTTCCCACGGTTAACACCGGGTTCTCCCTGAAAGAGACGTATTCCCTAAGGCCGTATATGAACGAACACTGGGAGAATGCTTTAACATGGCTTAGAGAAAACTCCAACCAGAATGACATCGTTTTGGCTTGGTGGGACTACGGGCACTGGGTAACTTACTATGGAAGAAGAAGTCCAGTAGCCCAGGGGGGTGCAAACCCCAGTGTAGCACTCTACTATCTCGGTAAGCGTGATGAGAATTGGGCCATGAGCTTGGGTGTTGATTACGTTGTTGTAAGTTATTACGATTTCATCAAGTTTGGAGCCATAGTTGAGACCGCAAAGATGCACTCAAAGTACAATATAACCGAGAATTATGGCCTCATTGTTTTGCCGCTTACTTCCAAGGTTGGAGCTTTGGTTTTCCAGAGGGGCGATTATAGGATAATAGCTAAGCCCGGGGAGATTTGGAATGTGGTAGTGGGTCTTAATGGGCAAGTAATAGCACCGAAGGAACTTTACGTTGAGTATCAGGGGAAGGTAATAAAGCCAGAGCTTTCGGCCTCAAACACAAATACCTACCTTTACATAAACCTCAATTATGGGTACGCGATATTCATGAATGAAGAAGCTTTTACTACAACCTTGGCGAAGCTTTTCATAAAGCCTGAAGAACCATACGAGCTTGTCTACTCCGATGGTGGCTTAATAAAAATCCTGAAGCTTAAGCATCCTAACGTTAGAGTGGAGAATACAAATGGCAAGGTAATCTTCCACTTTGAGAACGCAACCGGAACCGGGTTAGGGATATGGGGATACTTGGACAATGGAACCAAGGTCTTCGAAAAGTGGTATGACGTGAAGGGCATGGAAGAGTTTGAGCTTCCCAAAGAGGTCAATGGAACGGTTATACGGTACGCCTACGCCGTGGGCAAGAAAATCGTTGATAGGGGGATAGTTAGAAGGAAGTGA
- a CDS encoding IS982 family transposase (programmed frameshift), translating into MVVMNFQQEILIIKSEIYPIISKHYPKNTHREIISLYDLITFAILAHLHFNGVYKHAYRVLIEEMKLFPKIRYNKLTERLNRHEKLLLLAQEELFKKHAREYVRILDSKPIQTKELARKNRKDKEGSSEVISEKPAVGFVPSKKKFYYGYKLTCYSDGNLLALLSVDPANKHDVSVVREKFWVIVEEFSGCFLFLDKGYVSRELQEEFLKFGVVYTPVKRENQVSNLEEKKFYKYLSDFRRRIETLFSKFSEFLLRPSRSVSLRGLAVRILGAILAVNLDRLYNFTGGGN; encoded by the exons GTGGTTGTTATGAACTTTCAGCAGGAAATCCTGATCATAAAATCCGAAATCTATCCGATAATCAGCAAACACTACCCGAAAAACACTCACAGGGAAATAATCAGCCTCTACGACCTAATAACCTTCGCAATACTAGCACACTTGCACTTTAACGGAGTTTACAAGCACGCTTACAGAGTCCTAATCGAAGAAATGAAGCTGTTCCCCAAAATCAGGTACAACAAACTAACAGAACGCTTGAACAGGCACGAAAAACTCCTGCTCCTAGCGCAGGAAGAATTATTCAAAAAACACGCCAGAGAATACGTTAGAATACTGGACTCAAAGCCCATTCAGACCAAGGAGTTGGCCAGAAAAAACAGGAAGGATAAGGAGGGTTCTTCAGAAGTCATCTCTGAAAAGCCCGCAGTTGGGTTTGTTCCCTCTA AAAAAAAGTTTTACTATGGGTACAAGCTGACCTGTTACTCTGATGGAAATTTGCTGGCTTTGCTGTCCGTTGATCCGGCGAATAAGCATGATGTGAGTGTTGTCAGGGAAAAGTTCTGGGTGATTGTTGAGGAGTTTTCTGGCTGTTTTCTGTTTTTGGATAAGGGTTACGTTAGTAGAGAACTTCAGGAGGAATTCCTGAAGTTTGGCGTTGTTTACACGCCGGTGAAGCGGGAGAATCAGGTTAGTAATCTGGAGGAGAAGAAGTTTTACAAGTACTTGTCTGACTTTCGCAGGAGGATTGAGACTTTGTTTTCGAAGTTTTCTGAGTTTCTTCTGAGGCCGAGCAGGAGTGTTAGTTTGAGGGGGTTAGCTGTCAGGATTTTAGGGGCGATTCTGGCCGTGAATCTGGACAGATTATACAACTTCACAGGTGGTGGGAACTAG
- a CDS encoding DUF58 domain-containing protein: MDVEFPAKAEEMKKSKVILKVKNLGSDVKIRVKDDIIPNVRIVNGGTYILKSGEEMFIDFFLVPEKKGEYEIPLKIEIYDLKELYFEELEIGRYKLDVMPSVESIREAAKEDYNLKIGEIYKRSVFLGLETLELKGLREYLPGDDLRRIDWKASSRLGELIVREFMKEWEGDIYHPSSHHL, encoded by the coding sequence GTGGACGTTGAGTTTCCCGCAAAGGCTGAGGAAATGAAAAAATCCAAGGTCATTTTAAAGGTCAAAAACCTTGGAAGTGACGTGAAGATTAGGGTAAAGGATGATATTATCCCAAACGTAAGAATTGTCAACGGTGGGACTTACATACTTAAATCGGGGGAGGAGATGTTTATTGATTTCTTTCTTGTTCCCGAGAAAAAAGGAGAGTATGAGATTCCTCTCAAGATAGAGATTTATGATTTGAAGGAGCTCTACTTTGAAGAGCTGGAGATTGGTAGGTACAAGCTTGATGTGATGCCTTCCGTTGAGTCGATAAGGGAAGCGGCCAAAGAGGATTATAACTTAAAGATTGGCGAGATTTACAAGAGGAGTGTTTTTCTCGGATTGGAGACACTTGAACTCAAAGGCCTTAGGGAGTATTTGCCAGGAGATGATTTAAGGAGAATAGACTGGAAGGCCTCCTCTCGTTTGGGAGAGCTTATAGTTAGAGAGTTCATGAAGGAATGGGAGGGAGACATTTATCACCCTAGTTCCCACCACCTGTGA
- a CDS encoding AAA family ATPase: MNGKEFLEKLKAEIHNAVVGKDDVIELLAVALLAQGHVILEGVPGVAKTTIAKSFAHAIGLEFSRIQLTPDLLPADIVGTVYYDQRTSEFKIKKGPIFANVVVADEINRAQPKTQSALLEAMQEGQVTIEGRTLPLPKPFLLIATKNPLEYEGVYTLPEAQVDRFMMRIEMGYPDKEEELEMLLRKDKGEFREVKQVFTPTQILNLMAQVRRVTTSEEVLKYLYEIITKTRKDNRLLVGASPRAAEHLLYASKALAFLRGRDYVIPDDIKEMAPYVLAHRLIVRADYEIEGVKSEDVIREILDEVEVPV, from the coding sequence ATGAATGGTAAAGAATTCCTTGAAAAACTCAAAGCTGAAATTCACAATGCCGTTGTTGGAAAAGATGATGTTATAGAACTTTTGGCGGTTGCATTATTGGCCCAAGGACATGTGATCCTCGAGGGTGTGCCGGGAGTTGCAAAAACGACAATAGCAAAGAGCTTTGCGCATGCCATCGGTTTGGAATTTTCGAGAATTCAGCTAACGCCTGATCTATTGCCCGCCGATATAGTGGGAACCGTTTACTACGATCAAAGAACTAGCGAATTCAAGATAAAGAAGGGGCCCATATTTGCTAACGTTGTTGTAGCGGATGAGATCAACAGAGCTCAGCCAAAAACACAGTCCGCTCTTCTTGAGGCAATGCAGGAGGGTCAAGTCACAATAGAGGGAAGAACCCTTCCTCTTCCGAAGCCCTTCCTCTTGATAGCAACCAAAAACCCATTGGAGTACGAAGGAGTTTATACCCTACCAGAAGCCCAAGTTGATAGATTTATGATGAGGATAGAGATGGGCTATCCCGATAAAGAGGAAGAACTTGAAATGCTGCTTAGAAAAGACAAGGGGGAGTTTAGGGAAGTAAAGCAGGTATTCACCCCAACTCAGATCTTGAATTTAATGGCTCAGGTTAGAAGGGTCACAACTAGTGAAGAGGTTCTGAAATACCTATATGAAATAATCACCAAAACCAGAAAAGACAACAGACTTTTGGTTGGAGCCTCTCCAAGAGCTGCTGAGCATCTCCTTTATGCTTCGAAAGCCTTGGCTTTCCTCAGAGGGAGAGATTACGTGATACCCGACGACATAAAGGAAATGGCCCCTTATGTATTAGCGCACAGGCTCATCGTTAGGGCCGACTATGAAATTGAAGGAGTTAAGAGCGAGGACGTCATAAGGGAGATTCTCGATGAGGTAGAGGTGCCAGTATGA
- a CDS encoding DUF4350 domain-containing protein — protein MKRAAYVILMAFGIFLLVMPLNIPVFYTNTDFSVFNAKWNGASNFGRLLYEEASIIPIITSYNSFGLGEREGVLLILGPDLRYSSLEIDEIKKFLENGGTLVLIDDFGTGNDILSGLNLTARFTGLVPIDVFYSKNYNFPELVRILDPRLSVGVDKLILNVPSVIAGAEGSIYTSKVTVIGNNQRQLPIMSELEYGNGKIILFSDPSVFINDMFEKNEPFIRNFVNYIKADTIYIDEAHHSNFNPYAVGTVVIKRSLDKMKVFYVILGVAILAILVESGLILEGISRVVNVLLGKIFKEKEKSLDDVIEELKKEGYDEKVLRKIIMEINTGKKLGG, from the coding sequence ATGAAGAGAGCTGCCTATGTTATTCTTATGGCATTCGGTATCTTTCTTCTCGTGATGCCTTTAAACATACCCGTGTTCTATACCAATACAGACTTCAGCGTTTTCAATGCAAAATGGAACGGGGCCTCAAACTTTGGAAGGCTCCTCTATGAGGAAGCTAGTATAATCCCCATAATAACCTCCTATAACTCCTTTGGTCTTGGTGAGAGAGAAGGCGTTCTCTTGATCCTTGGGCCCGATTTGAGATATTCCTCCCTTGAGATTGATGAGATCAAGAAGTTTCTGGAGAATGGGGGGACTCTCGTCCTAATAGATGACTTTGGAACCGGAAATGACATTTTGAGTGGTCTAAACTTAACGGCCAGGTTTACCGGTCTCGTTCCCATTGATGTCTTCTATTCAAAGAACTACAACTTCCCAGAGCTCGTGAGGATCTTGGATCCAAGGCTAAGTGTTGGAGTGGATAAGTTGATACTCAACGTCCCATCCGTAATAGCTGGGGCCGAAGGTTCAATTTACACGAGCAAAGTGACGGTCATAGGAAACAACCAGAGGCAACTCCCCATAATGAGCGAACTTGAGTATGGAAACGGAAAGATAATCCTGTTTTCGGATCCAAGTGTTTTCATAAACGACATGTTCGAGAAGAACGAGCCCTTCATAAGGAACTTTGTGAACTACATAAAAGCAGATACGATTTATATCGATGAGGCCCATCACTCCAACTTCAATCCCTACGCCGTTGGAACGGTGGTTATTAAAAGAAGCTTGGACAAGATGAAAGTCTTTTATGTGATTTTGGGAGTGGCAATTCTGGCTATACTCGTTGAGAGTGGCCTGATCTTAGAGGGAATAAGCAGGGTTGTAAATGTGCTGCTAGGCAAAATCTTTAAGGAAAAAGAAAAAAGTTTGGATGATGTGATAGAGGAGTTAAAGAAAGAGGGTTATGATGAAAAGGTTCTTAGGAAGATAATAATGGAAATAAACACCGGAAAAAAGCTGGGTGGTTAA
- a CDS encoding IS982 family transposase (programmed frameshift): protein MVVMNFQQEILIIKSEIYPIISKHYPKNTRREVISLYDLITFAILAHLHFGGVYKHAYRVLIEEMKLFPKIRYNKLTERLNRHEKLLLLAQEELFKKHAREYVRILDSKPIQTKELARKNRKEKKGSSEIISEKPAVGFVPSKKKFYYGYKLTCYSDGNLLALLSVDPANKHDVSVVREKFWVIVEEFSGCFLFLDKGYVSRELQEEFLRFGVVYTPVKRENQVSNLEEKKFYKYLSDFRRRIETLFSKFSEFLLRPSRSVSLRGLAVRILGAILAVNLDRLYNFTDGGN from the exons GTGGTTGTTATGAACTTTCAGCAGGAAATCCTGATCATAAAATCCGAAATCTATCCGATAATCAGCAAACACTACCCGAAAAACACTCGCAGGGAAGTAATCAGCCTCTACGACCTGATAACCTTCGCAATACTAGCCCACCTGCACTTCGGAGGAGTTTACAAGCACGCTTACAGAGTCCTAATCGAAGAAATGAAGCTGTTCCCAAAAATCAGGTACAACAAACTAACAGAACGCTTGAACAGGCACGAAAAACTCCTGCTCCTAGCGCAGGAAGAATTATTCAAAAAACACGCCAGAGAATACGTTAGAATACTGGACTCAAAGCCCATTCAGACCAAGGAGTTGGCCAGAAAAAACAGGAAGGAGAAGAAGGGTTCTTCAGAAATCATCTCTGAAAAGCCCGCAGTTGGGTTTGTTCCCTCTA AAAAAAAGTTTTACTATGGGTACAAGCTGACCTGTTACTCTGATGGAAATTTGCTGGCTTTACTGTCTGTTGATCCGGCGAATAAGCATGATGTGAGTGTTGTCAGGGAAAAGTTCTGGGTGATTGTTGAGGAGTTTTCTGGCTGTTTTCTGTTTTTGGATAAGGGTTACGTTAGTAGAGAACTTCAGGAGGAATTTCTGAGGTTTGGCGTTGTTTACACGCCGGTGAAGCGGGAGAATCAGGTTAGTAATCTGGAGGAGAAGAAGTTTTACAAGTACTTGTCTGACTTTCGCAGGAGGATTGAGACTTTGTTTTCGAAGTTTTCTGAGTTTCTTCTGAGGCCGAGCAGGAGTGTTAGTTTGAGGGGGTTAGCTGTCAGGATTTTAGGGGCGATTCTGGCCGTGAATCTGGACAGATTATACAACTTCACAGATGGTGGGAACTAG
- a CDS encoding IS982 family transposase (programmed frameshift), with the protein MVVMNFQQEILIIKSEIYPIISKHYPKNTHREIISLYDLITFAILAHLHFNGVYKHAYRVLIEEMKLFPKIRYNKLTERLNRHEKLLLLAQEELFKKHAREYVRILDSKPIQTKELARKNRKDKEGSSEVISEKPAVGFVPSKKKFYYGYKLTCYSDGNLLALLSVDPANKHDVSVVREKFWVIVEEFSGCFLFLDKGYVSRGLEEEFLRFGVVYTPVKRGNQISNLEEKKFYKYLSDFRRRIETLFSKFSEFLLRPSRSVSLRGLAVRILGAILAVNLDRLYNFTGGGN; encoded by the exons GTGGTTGTTATGAACTTTCAGCAGGAAATCCTGATCATAAAATCCGAAATCTATCCGATAATCAGCAAACACTACCCGAAAAACACTCACAGGGAAATAATCAGCCTCTACGACCTAATAACCTTCGCAATACTAGCACACTTGCACTTTAACGGAGTTTACAAGCACGCTTACAGAGTCCTAATCGAAGAAATGAAACTGTTCCCCAAAATCAGGTACAACAAACTAACAGAACGCTTGAACAGGCACGAAAAACTCCTACTCCTAGCACAGGAAGAATTATTCAAAAAACACGCCAGAGAATACGTTAGAATACTGGACTCAAAGCCCATTCAGACCAAGGAGTTGGCCAGAAAAAACAGGAAGGATAAGGAGGGTTCTTCAGAAGTCATCTCTGAAAAGCCCGCAGTTGGGTTTGTTCCCTCTA AAAAAAAGTTTTACTATGGGTACAAGCTGACCTGTTACTCTGATGGAAATTTGCTGGCTTTACTGTCTGTTGATCCGGCGAATAAGCATGATGTGAGTGTTGTCCGGGAAAAGTTCTGGGTGATTGTTGAGGAGTTTTCCGGCTGTTTTCTGTTTTTGGATAAGGGGTATGTTAGCAGGGGGCTCGAGGAGGAATTTCTGAGGTTTGGCGTTGTTTACACGCCAGTAAAGCGGGGGAATCAGATTAGTAATCTGGAGGAGAAGAAGTTTTACAAGTACTTGTCTGACTTTCGCAGGAGGATTGAGACTTTGTTTTCGAAGTTTTCTGAGTTTCTTCTGAGGCCGAGCAGGAGTGTTAGTTTGAGGGGGTTAGCTGTCAGGATTTTAGGGGCGATTCTGGCCGTGAATCTGGACAGATTATACAACTTCACAGGTGGTGGGAACTAG
- a CDS encoding DUF1616 domain-containing protein — protein sequence MSWKDYWDLITIIVLSLVLDVIIAFYPESLLRKALGLAFVLFFPGYVFITALFPEKKELDNIERLALSFGLSIAIVPLIGLLLNYTPWGIRLIPILVSLTIFNVIFALVAIYRRANAINPWIPRISIEKIKEELEWEQSSRLDKALTVILVIAIITSIGTLAYVVTHPRAGEKFTEFYILGPEGKADDYPTELFVGENGTVILGIANHEYQNVTYHVEIWLVNLTYDFETNRTIIHNMYLMDYFNVTLPHKPVSLEGNWTPQWEMNYTFNIDKPGKWQLWFLLFKDERPPLPEPINGDYAQTSATQRILDAIEGKIQSLKLNIEVREI from the coding sequence ATGAGCTGGAAAGATTACTGGGATTTGATAACGATCATCGTGCTTTCACTTGTTCTCGACGTTATTATCGCTTTCTATCCCGAAAGCTTGCTTAGAAAAGCCCTTGGTTTAGCCTTTGTGCTCTTCTTTCCAGGCTATGTTTTCATAACGGCCCTTTTCCCCGAGAAAAAAGAGCTCGACAACATTGAAAGATTGGCCTTAAGCTTTGGCCTGAGCATTGCAATTGTGCCCCTCATAGGTTTGCTCCTAAACTACACCCCCTGGGGAATAAGGTTAATTCCTATCCTCGTGAGCTTAACAATCTTCAACGTAATCTTTGCCCTTGTAGCAATATACAGAAGAGCTAATGCCATTAACCCCTGGATTCCAAGGATAAGCATTGAGAAAATAAAGGAAGAGCTCGAGTGGGAACAGTCAAGCAGGCTAGACAAGGCTTTGACGGTGATTCTTGTAATAGCTATAATCACCTCCATTGGCACCCTTGCCTATGTTGTAACACATCCCAGGGCCGGAGAAAAGTTCACAGAGTTCTACATTCTTGGCCCAGAGGGAAAAGCCGACGATTATCCCACGGAGCTCTTTGTCGGAGAGAACGGTACCGTCATTCTGGGAATAGCAAACCACGAGTACCAGAACGTTACCTACCACGTCGAGATATGGCTTGTGAATTTAACCTACGACTTCGAAACTAACAGAACCATTATACATAATATGTACCTTATGGATTATTTCAACGTCACTTTACCCCACAAGCCCGTTAGCCTTGAGGGCAACTGGACGCCGCAGTGGGAGATGAACTACACATTCAACATTGATAAGCCCGGAAAGTGGCAGCTCTGGTTCTTGCTCTTTAAGGACGAGAGACCCCCACTTCCAGAGCCGATAAATGGAGACTACGCCCAAACAAGCGCCACTCAGAGAATTCTTGACGCAATTGAGGGAAAAATACAGTCCTTGAAGCTCAACATTGAGGTTAGGGAGATTTAA
- the vapB gene encoding type II toxin-antitoxin system VapB family antitoxin: MGNVVSIRVPPEIKREMDKLKGEINWSEEIRRFIKKKIEEHKKRKALQEVIDYIQALPEAPKGTAQKLVREDRDSH; this comes from the coding sequence ATGGGAAACGTTGTTAGTATTCGTGTTCCACCAGAAATCAAGCGTGAAATGGATAAGCTAAAGGGCGAGATTAACTGGAGTGAGGAAATAAGGAGGTTCATAAAGAAGAAGATAGAGGAACATAAAAAGAGAAAAGCTCTCCAAGAGGTTATAGATTACATCCAAGCCTTGCCTGAAGCACCAAAGGGAACAGCACAAAAGTTAGTGAGGGAGGACCGTGATAGTCATTGA
- a CDS encoding type II toxin-antitoxin system VapC family toxin: MIPYLDPSLEPHAVDMLLIETTNAVWKYMKKYKVITREQAMGLYKQMTKLIEEKIITLEPGKKYLQEALKIAMDYDISIYDSLFLAQARNLKAELITSDKRQREVAKKIGLNAIYIE; this comes from the coding sequence GTGATCCCCTACCTAGATCCAAGCTTAGAGCCACATGCCGTAGACATGTTACTCATTGAGACAACAAATGCTGTGTGGAAATACATGAAAAAGTACAAGGTAATAACGAGAGAGCAAGCCATGGGACTTTACAAACAGATGACAAAACTCATAGAGGAGAAAATTATAACTCTGGAGCCGGGGAAGAAATATTTGCAAGAGGCTTTGAAAATTGCTATGGATTATGACATTTCCATTTATGACAGCCTGTTTTTGGCACAGGCTAGAAATCTAAAAGCCGAGCTGATTACAAGCGATAAAAGACAAAGAGAAGTAGCTAAAAAAATCGGACTGAACGCAATTTACATAGAATAA
- a CDS encoding TasA family protein, whose amino-acid sequence MKRELSLIFVGLLIGAMGLKIGMAIFSDISLSEKNEISTGEFDVRISKTGTSFYNDLKLFDFDDLKPGDEVKAEFYIKNSGDFNISRIILIPSVQDLESGDLTDAEAKIDTTPDVGELSKNLIIEWIVVTVKNQTYTLSDYSGKTLFDLNNQSISLLTSPLAPSETLKVSMFFLVNPDAGNEIQKDLCLVSLQIYAEQ is encoded by the coding sequence ATGAAAAGAGAACTGTCTCTCATATTTGTGGGCCTTTTAATCGGTGCAATGGGACTCAAGATAGGGATGGCAATTTTCAGCGACATAAGTCTTTCGGAAAAGAACGAGATTTCCACTGGAGAATTTGACGTTAGAATAAGCAAGACGGGAACCAGTTTTTACAACGACTTAAAACTTTTTGACTTCGACGATTTAAAACCCGGAGATGAAGTAAAAGCTGAGTTCTACATAAAAAACAGCGGAGACTTCAACATCTCAAGGATAATATTAATCCCAAGCGTTCAGGACTTAGAAAGCGGAGACCTCACAGATGCAGAAGCAAAGATAGACACAACTCCAGATGTAGGCGAGCTCAGCAAAAACCTCATAATTGAGTGGATAGTTGTAACGGTGAAAAATCAGACCTATACGCTAAGCGATTACTCAGGAAAAACTCTATTTGATTTAAACAATCAATCAATATCCCTACTTACCTCCCCTCTCGCACCATCGGAAACGCTCAAAGTTTCAATGTTCTTCCTCGTAAACCCTGATGCAGGTAATGAAATTCAAAAAGACCTATGCTTGGTTTCCCTTCAAATTTACGCGGAGCAGTGA